The following nucleotide sequence is from Nitratidesulfovibrio termitidis HI1.
GTATGGCGCGGCCCGGACGGGAGGCATCCCTTCCGCCGCCGGGCGCGCGGTGCGTCAGCTCTTCAGCTTTTCTTCCATCTCGGCGAACGTGGGCCGGAAGGTATGCGGGATGGCACGACGCCCGTATTCCACGGCAATGATCGGCGTGGACCCGCGAATGGCGGCGGCCACCGCCTCCTTGATCACTGCAAAATACATGTGGTGCTCGTGGTTGGTCTGCTCGATCTTGGCCCCCATGGGGCCGAACACGCCGTAACAGAACAGGATACCGATGAAGGTACCCACCAGTGCCGCACCAATGTGGTGCCCGAGCACCTCGGGCGGTTCGCTGATCTTGCCCATGGTCAGCACGACGCCGAGCACCGCCGCAACGATCCCCATGCCGGGCATGGATTCGGCCATGCGACCGATGGCGTGCGGGGCGATGGATTCCTCTTCGTGCATGGACTTCATGTCCACTTCCATCAGGCTGTCGATTTCGTTGGGGTCGCCGGTGGTCAGGTACACCCGCAGCGTGTCGCCGATGAAGTGCACGGTGTGCTTGTCCTTGGCGATGGCGGGGTACTTGTTGAAGATGGAACTGCCTTCCGGCTTTTCGATGTCCTGTTCGATGCTGATCACCCCTTCACGGTGCATCTTCACGAACAGCGAATTGAGCAGGCCCAGCACTTCAAGGTACTTGGCCTTGCTCATGCCGGGGTCGCCCATGATCACCTTCATGTTCTTCATCACCAGACCGAGCGAGTACTTGGTGTTGGAGATGATGAACGCACCGAACGCCGCCCCGAGGATGATGATCATTTCCGCAGGCTGGAACAGCACGTGCAGAACGCCGTGCGACATCAGGTAGCCGCCGATGATCGAGCCGAAGACGACAACGAAACCGATTATGACGAACATGGCGTGGTGTCAGTTCCTGTTGGCCTGCATGGCGCCGCACGCACGCGCGGCGTCGATTTCCGCAAGCAGATGCTCAAGGTCAAGGCCGGGCGAGGGTGCGGGTTGCAGGCCCCGGCCCATGCGGGCCACCTCGTCGCACCAGCGGGTCAGTTCCTTTACGCCGTAACGCTCCGCGTCGAACATGCGGAAAGCCTTTTCGGCCTTTTCCGGCACGCCGCGCGACGTGATGTGCAGCCCCAGCAAGACCGCGTCGGGCACATGATCGACATGCGTCACGCGCGTTCCCAGAAAAAGCGTATAATTTCGAACGACTGCCCCAACAACGGGTGACAGCAGCTTGAGGTACACGTGCAGCCCGTCTACGGCCACCGGGGCATCCGCCGGATTCCTTGCCGACGCCAGGCCCAGGCATTGTGCGGCCTCCATCGCAAGGCGCATGCGCACTCCCCGCGTGCTCACGTCCGTAAGGGCAATGCCGCCCGTCCCCGAAAACCCCGTCGCGGCGGGAGTTCCCAGGTCTTCCAGCGTCAGACGGCCATCGGAAACCGTACGCCCGGGCCACAGGGCCACTTCGCGCAGAAAGCCCGGTGGGGCTTTCACCCTGTAGTTGTGCCTGCGCTCTGCATCGTCCATTTCAGATGTCCCGGTTCGCATGTCCCGGTTCGCACGTCCGGGCTGCCGCGTCCGGGCTGCCGCGTCCGGGCCCAGCCGATGTCGACCGGTTTTCGGCCGGGGCGCAGCCATGCACCATGCGGCCATGCACATCCTGACATGTTCTGCATGCTCTGCCAGACACGCCCGGCCTGGGCCTGCTCCCTACGCTCTCCATCCCATGTCACCGCGCCCGGCGCCATGCGGCACGAACCCGATGCAGGTGACTGGAGCCGGGCCGCACCCTGTGCATTTACGCGATTGTAGCCGAGAACGCGGTACATGGAAAGTGGGGGAGGCCCCAATGCCATCATACTCCGCGCACGGACATCGCGCATCGCGCACGCTGAATGAACCGCAGGAGCGACAGGCGTGCCCGGCGCGACATTTGCTGTTGCATCAATATATATAAAAAGCTATAACGCATCACATGAACATACCCCCCGCCCCTTCCTTCGTGCGGCTCCGCGACGCCATGCTGGCCTTGGCGGCGTGGCTGAACACCCCACCCAGCAAGCCTGGGCAGGCAACCTCGGCGACCACGGAAACCGGGGCAACGGGAACGCCTGGCACATCTGGCTCGGCCGGGCCAATCGGCCCCCATCTCCTGCGCCCGCTGTGCGCCGCCGGGCTGCGCTGCCTTGCGGCCAACGCCGAGCAGTACGACCGGCTCATCGTCCGGCCCAACGCCTTTGCCGCGCATTTCACCGCCACGGTGGCCATGCTGGCGCCCACGGCAGCCCTTGCGAACCCACCGGCCACGCCCGCGGACGGCCAGCTTGACGACGCCGCCTTCATGCTGGTGGAGGACATGGCTGCCCTGTTCCGCGAACGCAGCCTGCGCGCGCCGGAAGATCGCCCGAACGAAGCCGAGCAGGCCCTGCTGGACCACTTCGAACGCTGCGGCGAATGGCTGCCCGCCGATGGCACCACCATCACCGACTGGTACTACGTCCGCCTGCCTGCACTGGTGCTTGCGCAACTGCTGCGCCGGGCAGAGGCCGCCGCCCGTGCGGATTGCCCCCCCGGCAGCTAGAGAACCACCGCCCGCCCCTGCCCCGCGGGGCCGCATGCCGTCCACACCATCCGTCGGCGCCATCAGCTGGCGCCATTCCCGGCGCATCCTCTTGCGCCATTCCGCACCGTCACGCCCAGTCCACCGCCCCCCCCCCGGAACATGCCCCCGCCAGCCCTCGCGGTCCTGCCCTTTGCGGCGTTACCCGTTGCGTTCACGCTCGCGTTCTGCCAATACTGGGTGAAGTTCCACGTTCACCACATGCAGCACGAGTGCACTTCATGCCCGCTTCGCGCCATGCTCAGCCCGGGCGTTCCCGGGCCACCGAATCCGCCACCGGCAACGATGCCTCGCCGGGCTGCGAGGGTGACCACGACCCGGCCTTGACCAGTGCAATGCCAGGCGCGATGTCGGGCGCGGCGCCCGGTTCGCCATCGGGAACGGCCCGCATCGCGCCACGCACATTCCGCCCCGGCGCGTTGCGCTGGCTGCTCCCCACCCTGTTGCTGGGCGTTTGCGCGCTGCTGGCCGCCATCACCTTCGCCGATCCCTATGCCTTGCCCGCCACCCCTCCGGTGCAGGCCCTGCTCATCAACTCCTACGACCAGCGCATGCACTGGGTGCGCGACCTTACCGACGCAGTGGAGACCAACCTGGCTCCACCGGTCGGCAACGTGCTGCTGCGGATGGAGAACATGGACACCAAGGCGGTGCACGACGATGCCTACTTCGCCGCCTATGCCGCCATGCTGCGCGCCAAGTACGCCACGGTGCGCCCCGCCCTGCTGCTGTGCTCCGACGACCATGCCCTGAACTTCCTGCGCCGCTACCGCGACACGCTCTTTCCCGGCGTACCCGTGGTCTTCGGGGGCGCCAACAACTTCACGCAGGCGCGCGTGCAGGGCATGTCCGGGGTCACCGGCGTGACCGAGGAGCACTACCCCTACGAGACGGCGCAATTCCTGCTGCGTGCCCACCCCGGCGTGGAAGAAATCTTCGTCATCAACGACTACACCGAAAGCGGCCGGTCCACCGCGGCGGAACTGGCCGAGGCGCTGCGCCCACTGGAAGGGCGCATACGGCTGCGCTGGAATTCCGACGTGCCCATGGACGATCTGCTGCGCCAGGTGGCCGCGCTGGGGCCGGAAACCGCCGTACTGCTCGGCGTGTACTATTCCGACGCATCCGAACGCACCGTGACGTACGAAGAGGCGGGCCTGCGCATCGCCGCCGCGGCCAGGGTGCCGGTCTACTGCATCATGGGCTTCAATCTCGGCGGCAGCATGGTGGGCGGCAAGCTGATCACCGGCGACTCGCAGGGGCGCATCATGGCCGAACTGGGGCGGCGCATCCTGGCGGGCGAAGACCCGGCGTCCATCCCCGTGCGGCGCGGGCCGGGAGAATTCCTGTTCGACTATGCCCAATTGCGGCGCTGGCGCATCAGCGAAGCATCCCTGCCTCCCGGCAGCCAGGTGGTGGAGCGGCCTTTCTCCGTCTATCGCGCCTATTCCCGCGAAATTCACGTGATCATCGCCTTCGTGGTCGCCATGCTCGCCACCATCGCCGCCCTGGCGGTGGTCATGCGGCGCAGGGCACGGACCGAGACGGAACTGCGCAAGCTGCGCAACCTGCTCGCCAACATCCTCGATTCCATGCCGTCGGTGGTGGTGGGGGTCTCGCCCGAAGGGCGCATCATCCAGTGGAACCGCCAGGCGGCACGGATGTCCGGCGTGGAACCCGCAGCAGCCATGGGCCGCAGCCTTCAGGAGGTCTTTCCGCGCCTTGCCCCGCAACTGCCCCGCGTGCGCGAGGCCCTGGACAGGCAGACCCCCGTGCGCGGCGAGCGGATGACCCACACCGACAACGGCGTGCCCTGCTACGAGGACGTCACCGTGTTCCCCCTGGCCGCCAACGGCATGGAGGGGGCGGTGATCCGCCTGGACGACGTGACCGAGCGCGAGCGGGTGCGCGAAATGATGATCCAGACCGAGCGCATGCTGTCGGTGGGCGGGCTGGCGGCGGGCATGGCGCACGAGATCAACAACCCCCTCGGGGGCATCCTGCAGGCGGTGCAGAACGTCCTGCGCCGCATAGAACCGGGGCGCGCCGCCAACGACGAGGCCGCCCGCGCCATGGGCTGCACCGTGGAACAGGTGCGCGACTATCTGGAACGGCGCGGCGTGCTGCGCATGGCCGCCGGGGTGCGCGAGGCCGGGCTGCGGGCTGCCCGCATCGTTTCCAACATGCTCAACTTCAGCCGCCGCAGCACCTCGTCGCACATGGAATGCGACATCGACGCGATGGTGGCCTCTGCCGTGGACCTTGCCGCCAACGACTACAGTTTTCGCAAGAACCACGACTTCCGCAGGCTGCGGGTGGACGTGCGGATTCCCCCCGACCTGCCCAGGCCCTCCTGCCTGGCCACAGAGGTGGAGCAGGTGCTGCTGAACCTGCTGCGCAACGCCGCGCAGGCCCTGGCCGGATTCATCCCGCCGGACGGCGCCCCGCCCACCATCACCGTACGGGCCGAGCACAACCCGGCGGGGGTGGCCGTGACCGTCTCGGACAACGGCCCCGGCATGCCGCCAGAGGTGCGCGCCAGGGTCTTCGACCCGTTCTACACCACCCGCCCGCCCGGAGAGGGCACCGGGCTCGGGTTGTCCGTGGCGTTCTTCATCGTCACCCAGAACCACAAGGGCACGTTCACCGTGGTTTCCGAGCCCGGACAGGGCGCCGCCTTCACCTTTACCCTGCCGCTGGGGGGCACGCCATGAACGCCGCCCCTCTCCGTGTCCGGAAGACTGGCCGCCCGGCCGCATGCCTGTTCATGCTCCTGTCCGGATGCCTGCTTGCCTGCCTGCTTGTGATCCCGGGGGCACCCGTTGCCCATGCCATCGGCACCGAGGCGGAACCGACGCCCCATCACGCCCGGCCCATACCCCTGATGACCGCGCAGGCAGGAGCACAGGGCACGGCCAACGTCACGCCATATCCCACGGCCCGTTCCGAGGCCGATTCCGTGGTCCAGGCCCTGGCCGACGCCATCGCCACGCGCGGCATGCAGAACGACCGCCATCTCGTGTTGCTGTTGCATTCCTACGAGCAGGGCATGGGCCGGGTGCGTGAAATCACCGACACGGTGGAGCGCATGCTGGCCCCCACGGACAACCATATCGCCCTGCGCGTGGAAAACATGGATTCCAAGCGCGTGCACACCCCGGAATACCTTGAAGCCTTTGCCGCCGTGCTGGCCCTGAAATACGCCGGGCGCACCCCCACCCTCATCCTGACCAGTGACGACGACGCCCTCGACTTTCTGGAAACACACCACGCCACGCTGTTTCCCGGCGTGCCCGTACTGTTCTGCGGGGTGAACCATTTCCACGCCAGCCTGGTGACGGCCATCCCCCGGCTTTCGGGCGTGCTGAGCACCTTTTCCGCCCGCGAAACCGCGCTGGCCATGCTGGAAATGCACCCCGGCACGCGGCACATCTACCTCGTCAACGACCACACCGAAACCGGACGGGCCGTGGCGCGCGACATCCGGGGGCAACTGGCGGATCTGCCCGGTGGCGTGCAGGTGCACGAATTCCCCCCCCTGCCCTTCGACGACCTGCTGTCCCGGCTGGCCACCCTGCCGCCCGGCGCGGCCGTGCTGCTGGGCGTGTATTTTGCCGACAGCGAGGGCTACGCCACCACCTTCGAGGACATGGGCGCGCGCATCGCCGCCGCCGCACAGGTGCCCGTGCACTGCCTTGTCGATTTCAACCTGCACGGCGCCACGGTGGGCGGCAAGGTGTCCGGGGCGGCCTTTCAGGCCGAGGCACTGGGGCGCATGGCCTTGCGGGTCATTTCCGGCACGCGCGTCGAAGACGTTCCCGTGCAGGTCGAAGGCGTAAACCGCTTCGTGTACCGCGCCCCCGCGCTGGAGAGATGGGGCATCTCCGAAAGCCGCCTGCCCTCGGGCAGCACCGTGATCGACCGCCCCTTCTCGCTTTACCGGGCCTACCGCATCCAGATCAACGTGCTGGTCCTGTTCGTGGTTTCGCTGGTGTCCACCATTGCCGCGCTGGCGTACATGATGCGCCGCAGGGCCGCCTCGGAACGGCAGTTGCGGCGGCTGCGCAACCTGCTGGCCAACACCCTGGACTCCATGCCCTCGGTCATCGTCGGGGTGTCGCCGGAGGGGCTGGTCACCCACTGGAACCGCCACGCGGCGGACGCCACCGGCCAGGAAGCCCGTGAAGCCGTGGGCCGCCCCCTGGACGAGGTGTTCCCCCGGCTGGAAAAGCTGAAGCCGCTGGTGTTCGAGGCGCTGGAAGACGGCCAGGTGCGTGACGGGCAGCGCCTGCTGCGCCCTGACGGCGACATGGTGCGCTACGAAGACGTGACGGTCTTCCCCCTGGTGGCCAACGGCACGCAGGGAGCCGTCATCCGCGTGGACGACGTGACCGAACGCGAGCGCATCCGCGAAATGATGGTCCAGACGGAAAAGATGCTGACCGTGGGCGGCCTTGCGGCGGGCATGGCGCACGAGATCAACAACCCCCTCGGCGGCATCCTGCAGGCGGTGCAGAACATGCGCCGCCGGGTGGAGACGGAGCGGCCCGACAACGAAACCGCCGCCCGCGAGGCCGGACTGACCATGGACCAGGTGCGCGGCTACCTGGAGCGCCGCGAGATACTGCGCATGCTGGACGACATCGCCGCCTCGGGCGCACGGGCCGCGCACATCGTGGCCAACATGCTCGACTTCAGCCGCCGCACGGACGGTGCGTTCGTGACGCAGGACCTGCACCGGCTCATCGAGAACACCCTGGAACTGGCCGCCAACGATTACGACCTGAAAAAGCTCTACGACTTCCGCACGCTGCGCATCGTGCGCCACTATTCCCCCATGCTGCCGCCGGTGCCCTGCCTGCCCACCGAGGTGGAGCAGGTGCTGCTGAACCTGTTCAAGAACGCCGCCCAGGCCATGGGCGCCATGCCGCCGCCCGATGACGCGCCGCCCACCCTGACCATCCGCACCGAACGGCACCACGACCTGGTGGCGGTGACCGTCAGCGACAACGGGCCAGGCATGACGCCCGAGGTACGCGCCCGCGTCTTCGACCCGTTCTACACCACCAAGCCCCCCGGCGAAGGCACCGGACTGGGCTTGTCGGTGTCGTACTTCCTGATCACCCACAATCATGGCGGCAGCTTTGCCCTGCACTCCGAACCGGGCAAGGGGGCGCATTTCACGTTCACCCTGCCCCTGCGGCAACGGTAGGACGCTTTCGACGGACGGTGCCGCGGGGCTTGGCGGGCAGGGCCGGGAACGCGGAAGACACTGCGCGGCAGGCGGCGCGGCGTGCCGCTGTTTCGATCCCGCATTCGAGGCGTGCGTGAATGCCCTCCATGCCCTCCATGCTCTCCATTCCCAGCCCCCGCATGCCCCGCATGACCATGCCCACAGATGTGACGCGCCGCCATCTCGCGCCGCGTCCGTGTTGTGCCCCGTCAGTGCCACATCCTGTCTGGGCCACATCCTGTCTGGGCCACATCCTGTCTGGGCCGCATCCCGTCCTGGTCACTTCCCCTACGGGCCGCATCCACTCCGGGCCGCCCCCCTGTCGGGCCGCCCGCTGGCGGACAGCGGCACACCATGGACAGCCGCCCCACGCATGCGCATATTCTGAACAGCACGGCCCACACACTGCCGACGCATCCGTGATGCCGCGCAAACGAGGAACGCCCCGACCATCGACACATGGCGGGCCTGAGCCCACACGCAGAGGCACCCCAGGCCTGCGCACCGGCACCATCTGCCGCATGGCAAAGGACATCCCATGACCGCCCGCATCGCACATTCCGACCACCCGGGCATCCCGCGCCTGACGGCCAGCCTGCTCGCCTGCCTGCTCGTTCTGGGCGTGCTGCTGGCCACGGGCTGCGCACCACGCATGAAGGCCGATGTGCAGGCCGTGTCGGCCCCCGGCTTCCGCAAGGCCGGGCAAAGCTACGTGCTTGTGCCCGGCAATGCGCTCTCGACGATGAGCGCCATCAACGCCGACATGTTCCGCCAGTCCACCCAGCGGCTGCGCGCCGTGCTCACCGGGCACGGCTACCGCGAGGCCGCCGGGCCGGAGGCGGCGGACATGGCCGTGGTGGTGGAATGGAAGGTCGACGGTCCGCACGAGGTGCCGGACACGTCGTACTCCTCGCGCCCGTCCGTGGGCGTCGGCATCGGATATGGTTCATGGCCTTGGTACGGCGGGGCGTACGGCAGCCGGTACGGAGGTTGGGGCTACGGCGGGTATAGAGGCTTCGGCACCGGCTACGGCTATCCGCCCCCCATGACGGTGGTGCATACCCGCACCCTGTCCATAGAGGCGCGCGACCTGCGCACCGGTCGCGCCACCGCCCCGGAAACGCCATCTCCGGACCAGGCCGGACAGGAGACGCCGGGGCAGGGAATGGCAGGGGGCATGACGGAATCGGGCGGCCAGAAGGCGCCGGGCACGGCGACATCCGGCCCGCAGGCCGCGCCATCGGCCGCACCCGCCGCAAACGAGCCCGCCCCGAACACTTCTGCCGCAAACGTGCCCGAATATGCCAGACCACCCTACGGCACCCCGATCGGCACTGTGGAGGGGCTGCCTTCCGCCGGCGAACTGACCGGGCCCGTACTGTGGAAGGTGGTGGTGTCCAGCACCGGCACTTCGCGCGACATCCAGGGCGCCCTGCCCGCGCTCACCGTGGCGGCCTCGCGCTGGATCGGCGTCACCGCCAACGTCAAGGTGGCCGTGGACGACGAATTCAACGTGACCATTCAGGGGCAATAGGGCGCGGCCTCCTCCCCTTACCCCGAAAACGAACGCCCAACGCAGCGAGGCCGGACGGCATCCGCCGCCCGGCCTCGCATGTTGCGGAATTTCGTGCCCCCCACCGGGTTCCGGTTAATGCCCGCGCGCGGGCCCGGCCCCCCGTTCGTAACGGGCACCGCCGTCCGGAGTCGTCCCGGCAGGATGCCCGGTGGGCAACGCCCCGCGCGGGGTGGCTTCGTGCCCTCCCCAAAACCACCGCCGCACCGCGTCGGGATCGGCCCGGTAGGTCCCGTCCGAGCATCTGCGGGCGGGAAATCCATCCTCGCGAATCCAGCGCTTCACCGCCCCCTGGCCCGCGCCCACGGCGCGACCTATGGCGTCCAGCCCGACCAATACAAAGGGCACACACGACGGATCGTGCATCCCCCTCCGTACCGGCCCCGGGGCAAAATCGAGATCCGCCTCCCGGCCCGTGGCCGCAGGATACGCCCCGGCCCGCCCCCCCCCAGGACCGGGAACCCTCCTGGCGAGCCCCCATGGACCAAGGCCCGCCGCACCCGCAGACACCAGGGGGCATCCGCGCCACCTCCGGAACATGATCGTGCACAAGCCGTTGCTGTGGTTGCTGCGCGCCGTGCATGCGGCCTTCCTCCCTGTTGCGCGGCACCTTGCGCCGCGGCTGACGTTGCATCACGAACGATCCGTGCCGGTCGTCTCCCCCACGCAGATGCTGCGCGAGCCTCAGTGCATGCGCCCCGACGGCATGCCCGGCACCCCTCCGGCCATATCCGGAGCCTGCGGCCACGGCAGCGGCCACGCCCCGGCATCGTCCCCGGCAGGGGCATCGGGCCCCCGACCAGGGATATCCACCCCGGCGCACCGGACACCGGCCAGGGATGCCTCGACGCGCGCGGCGGGAATCGCGGCGGGGCGCACTGGCGCATGTGCGGGCGCATGCATGGGCGCATGCGCTGGTGGCCCGGAGCGACGGTCGTCCTCCACGACCTGAACCAGCCATGCAGCCACCACGGCGCAGGCTTCTCCCCCCTGCGCGCAGGCCAGCAATTCTCCTTCCACGTGCACCAGCATGCCGCGCCGCAACCGCGCAAGGCACCATGCAGCCTGGTCACCGGTGACGCGCACCCGGTGCCGCTGGCCCGCGTCGTCCTGTCCGGCGCCCTCGGTGCTGACGGAAAACAGCACGCAATGGCCTGGCGTACCGGTTCCGGGCCGGGGCGCGGACATCACGCGCCCGAGCAGCATCACTCTGTTCACAGCCGCCATGCGGCATCCTCCTCTGCGACGGTCCACGTCGCACCAGCCGCGTCGCGTTGCTCACGCGGATCGGCATATCCCGTACCGGCACGGGGCGCGCCGGACGGCGTCCTCGCCGTGTGGCGGCTTACCGGCCGAGCCCCTCGCCGGTACCAGCCGTTCGCCCTTCGGCGGGCCTCAGAATCCAAGCACCATATCCGGCATGCGAAACAGGTCGCGACCGTAGCAATCCGGCGGAATGTCGCCCGAAGCCCACGGGTCCTCGAACAATCCGTGGTCCATGCCGTGTGCCGCCGCCTCGCAGCCGGGACCGCAAAACCTGTCCCGCAGCGTGGCGGGGGTAAACCTTCGCCCGCACACGGCGCAATCGCGCGGCTGCGGCCTGGCCTGCCCGGCAGCGGCCAGCGAGACGCATTCCCGCGAGCAGTAACGACGATGGGCGCGCCCCGGCGGCATGGGGCCGCCGCACAACTGGCAGCGTTCGGGCCGCTCCAGGGTTCGCGCGGCAGCATGGCAGGACCGGCTGCAGTACCGCCCCCGGCCATGCAGCAGCCGGGCGGGGTTGACGGAAAACGGCGTGCCGCAATGCAGGCAGGTCACTATCGGCATGATGTACCTCCTTCAAAAAAGCGGTTGCACGCCTCCAGCGCGCGCAACCGGTTGCGCACCGTTTCGGGCGTGGGGTGGCGGGCCTCGTCGTGGCTTGCGTGGTACAGGCCAAGCAGTCGCCGGTGCTCGTCAACCTCTATGAACATCATGGGCAGCCGCCGGTCGTGCAGGCTGCACCCCTCGGCACAGGCCGGACACAACACCACCCTGGCCAGAACCTCGGCATCTTCCAGGCCGAAAGAACTTCCGCATACGGCGCACCTGGCGTCGCGTGACATCGCGTGCATTCCCATCCCTCTCGCTGCGTAGAAACCGGAACGGTCCGAGGAAGTTCTTCCGGCCCGAACCATCCCGAATCGGTTATCCTATACAAACGCCGTTTCCACCGGAACCGGCCCGATTGCCATCCACTCCGGCTGGCAGGCCACGCAGCGCGTCGCACATGGACATCAGGGCAGCGTCATTGCGTGCGCACAGATATTTCACACTTCGCACACAAACGTCAAGAGTATCGGTGCGCCGATGGCAATTTTTCATGGACATTCGCACAGAATGTGCTAACATCACATGCATGAACGAGTACGATTCCACGGGTACCGACTGGGACGAACTTCGCGAGTACGTCATCGACGCGCTGCACAGCGTGGGCGGCGTGAAGCGCCTTGCGGAAATCGCGGGGGTCAGCGAGCGCACCGTCTACGCCTGGAAGAACGGCGAACGTTTTCCCAGCCGCACCAACCTTGCGCGGCTCACCGAACACCTGGACCGCATTCCCGTCACCGGCGGGCCCCAGCCGCATCGGCGCGGCCTGCACGAACGCGTGCTGCGCCCCTACGGTGAATCCGCACGCGCGTCCGCCGGGCAACCGGAGGCGCCGGAAGAAGCCCGGCGTCTGGCCGAGGAGTTCGTCCTGGTGGACAGGGCGGAGGCGCGGCCCAGCGCGGGCGGAGGCTCCCTGCAGACCGACGGTCGCCCGCAGGAGCAGCACGCCTTCCGGCTGGACTGGGTGCTGGGCCGGGCAAGGTCCACCACCGGGCTGTGCCTTATGGAGGTCATGGGCCGCTCCATGGAGCGCACCCTGCACGACGGCGACCTGGTGCTGGTGAACCAGCACGACCATGCGCTGGCGGAAGACCGTATCTACGTGTTGCGAGTGCAGGACGAAATCTACATCAAGCGCTTTTCCCGCACGCCGGGGCGCTACCATTTCCGAGGGGACAACCCGGAATTCGCCTACCAGGACATCGAGATCGACCCTCGCGACGACACCCTGCAATGGGAGGTCATCGGCCGGGTCATCTGGGCGGGCAAGGAGCTGTAGCCCGGCGCACGCCTTGCCACCCGCCTGCTCGGCGTGTCCCGCCCAGACCGGTCGCCCCTCTCCCCATCCGCCATCATCCGGCCTCATCCGGCCAAGTTTGACCGGGCATGGCATGGCCGACCCTGCCTTGCCCGGTTGTCCTATTCTGCCCTGCCCCTCCCCCCTGACGCCCCATCCCTTGCAACGCGCCCAGATGGACGCTTCGCACATTTTGTGCGACCACGTTTTCCACATCGGAACACGGAGGTCCCATGCACGTCACACCGGCCCTTACCGCGCCGCACGCCCCCATCCCCCAGTCGCTTTCCATCCCTGCTTCTCCACGCCAGGGGCACCAACCCGCCACCGCTGCCCAGCCCGGCGCCAGCACGGAATCTTCCGCGCGTGCCAGCGACTGGCAGTCCGCACCGCCACCACGCCACCGTCGCCCCGATGCCAGTGGCCGCCCCGTGTGGTCCGAGGGGCGCGGTCCCGAGCCCGCGCCGCCCTTCCTGATCCGCTGGCACCCCGTGGATGGAGCCCCGCGCCATGACCAGGCCGCCACCCCTGCCGAAGCCCTGGCCCTGGCCCGTGACGCACGCGATGCCACGTCGGCGGACGTTGCGGTGTACCGCCTGTGGAGCGTCCTGCCCGACTGACCCAAGGCTGCACCGCCCGGCATGTTCGCCTCTTTTGACTGGCCCGATTGGCCCGGCTGGCCTGATTGATTCGATTGATCCGGTTGGCCCGGCATATCCGGTTGGCCCGGCTGGCCTGATTGATCCGATTGGCACGCTTGGCACGCCCGGCACGCCCACCCGGTTGTCCCGCCCACGCGGCGTCCCTCACCGGCCCTGTGCCCGGTTTCTTTCGTGACGCGCCACTTCCGTGCCTTTTCCTGGCATCGCCGGGCCTTCCCGGTCACATCGGGCGCCTCGCATCCCCCGGGTCTTCCCCACGGCATCCCCCTTTCGGTATTTCCCACCTTCTGGACAATATTCCCCGCACTCGCCTATACTGCGTCATGCATCCCCGCCCGGCCCCCGCGGGCATCCCCATGGCCGGAAGGAGCCCCGCCATGCCCACCCCCCCGGGCCCCATACTGTTCCGCCATCTTTCCGTCTTCCAGCGGCTGCTCGTCGGCACGCTGCTCATCGTCGCCTTCAGCATCATCCTCGGTTACAGCACCCTGAGCCTGATGCGCGACATGGCCGAAGACGCCAACACCGTCTACCGGCACACCTTCATCGCCACCAGCAGCCTGCAACAGGCCAAGGAAAGCGTGGAGCGCATGCGCGCGGCCATGCGCGAGCAGATC
It contains:
- a CDS encoding S24 family peptidase encodes the protein MNEYDSTGTDWDELREYVIDALHSVGGVKRLAEIAGVSERTVYAWKNGERFPSRTNLARLTEHLDRIPVTGGPQPHRRGLHERVLRPYGESARASAGQPEAPEEARRLAEEFVLVDRAEARPSAGGGSLQTDGRPQEQHAFRLDWVLGRARSTTGLCLMEVMGRSMERTLHDGDLVLVNQHDHALAEDRIYVLRVQDEIYIKRFSRTPGRYHFRGDNPEFAYQDIEIDPRDDTLQWEVIGRVIWAGKEL